The following proteins come from a genomic window of Rhodohalobacter sp. 614A:
- a CDS encoding DUF4296 domain-containing protein: MRKVLFVIVAGLIFWGCEPESSAPDEIINEETYERMFIEFAIINQLDQQLLNNISQEELRTKVYESYGVSEDEFRISHEYYERNIEEQIERVKEINKILREERDSIQVIQRKFETTPREKLDSLRQTLPGRE; encoded by the coding sequence GTGAGAAAAGTTCTCTTTGTCATAGTTGCTGGTCTCATTTTTTGGGGATGCGAACCTGAATCATCTGCCCCTGACGAAATCATTAATGAAGAAACCTACGAACGCATGTTCATTGAGTTTGCGATCATTAATCAGCTGGACCAGCAACTTTTAAACAACATTTCCCAGGAAGAATTGCGCACCAAAGTGTATGAATCTTATGGGGTTTCTGAAGATGAATTTCGCATCTCTCATGAATATTATGAGCGAAATATTGAGGAACAAATTGAACGGGTCAAAGAAATCAACAAAATACTGCGAGAGGAACGCGATTCGATTCAGGTTATCCAAAGAAAATTCGAAACCACTCCACGCGAAAAACTTGACAGCCTCCGTCAGACTTTGCCGGGAAGGGAATAA
- a CDS encoding succinate dehydrogenase/fumarate reductase iron-sulfur subunit, translated as MTIHLKVWRQKNADDPGRFEDYTLNEVNEHMSFLEMLDVLNENLIKEDKDPVEFDYDCREGICGSCNLVINGRAHGPKHQTAVCQLHMRNYSNGDTIVIEPPRAAAFPVIKDLVVDRSAFDRIIEAGGYVSVKTGAAPEANLIPIAQETSNISFDYATCIGCGACVAACPNSSASLFTGAKLAHLNMLPQGQPEKKQRTMAMVEQMEKEGFGDCSNHAECEAVCPVGIPISAIAEMRKEYLKATIF; from the coding sequence ATGACAATTCACCTCAAAGTATGGCGACAGAAAAACGCAGATGATCCTGGTCGTTTTGAGGATTACACATTGAATGAGGTTAACGAACACATGTCTTTTCTGGAGATGCTGGACGTTCTCAATGAAAACCTGATTAAAGAAGACAAAGATCCGGTTGAATTTGACTATGACTGCCGCGAGGGAATTTGCGGTTCCTGTAACCTTGTAATCAACGGACGGGCTCACGGCCCCAAGCATCAAACAGCCGTTTGTCAGCTTCACATGAGAAATTACAGCAATGGCGATACCATTGTTATTGAACCGCCGCGCGCTGCCGCTTTTCCGGTGATTAAGGATTTGGTTGTTGACCGATCTGCTTTCGACAGAATTATTGAAGCAGGCGGATATGTTTCCGTGAAAACGGGGGCAGCTCCTGAAGCAAACTTAATTCCGATTGCACAAGAAACATCCAATATTTCATTCGATTATGCTACCTGCATTGGCTGCGGGGCATGTGTGGCTGCTTGTCCGAATTCTTCTGCATCGCTGTTCACAGGTGCGAAACTTGCACATCTGAACATGTTGCCTCAAGGCCAGCCAGAGAAGAAGCAGCGAACAATGGCAATGGTTGAACAGATGGAAAAGGAAGGATTTGGAGATTGTTCAAATCATGCCGAATGTGAAGCTGTGTGCCCGGTAGGTATCCCAATTTCTGCTATTGCAGAGATGCGTAAAGAGTATCTGAAGGCAACAATTTTTTAA
- a CDS encoding type III pantothenate kinase → MKNRQAKAKKMKELYLDIGNSFLKMATRKNSDWQKIFDGEHERLDELCRIITSYGESPEVRISSVRKDITKRLMQNLPDIKVSEFKTADIPPKMLDYKTPDTLGLDRFLVCLGAIKEASDRNVVVIDAGSACTVDLMTKENVYSGGVIMPGLKMIRNAMEHRLPELPTAPESIPETWPGKSTIESIEWGVNGSFVHAIKGFIHQYRSSVGDIDIFVTGGDASLLLKWMGKDEKLIHRKNLIWTGMEEFGFLIK, encoded by the coding sequence ATGAAAAATCGTCAGGCGAAAGCTAAGAAAATGAAAGAACTTTATCTTGATATCGGGAACTCTTTTCTGAAGATGGCTACCCGTAAAAATTCGGATTGGCAGAAAATTTTTGATGGGGAACATGAACGGCTGGATGAGCTGTGTCGTATCATTACATCTTATGGTGAATCTCCAGAAGTTCGGATTTCTTCGGTTCGGAAAGATATTACAAAGCGCCTGATGCAGAACCTTCCGGATATAAAAGTCAGCGAGTTTAAAACCGCAGATATTCCTCCCAAAATGCTCGATTACAAGACTCCTGATACATTGGGTTTGGATCGGTTTTTGGTTTGCCTGGGAGCGATAAAGGAAGCCAGTGACAGAAATGTAGTTGTTATTGATGCCGGTAGCGCATGCACCGTTGATTTGATGACAAAAGAAAACGTGTATTCCGGCGGTGTTATCATGCCGGGGCTTAAAATGATCCGTAACGCGATGGAACATCGCCTGCCGGAATTACCAACCGCCCCTGAGTCCATTCCTGAAACCTGGCCGGGAAAGTCAACCATTGAGAGTATTGAATGGGGTGTGAATGGTAGTTTTGTACATGCAATTAAAGGATTTATTCATCAATACCGATCATCGGTGGGGGATATTGATATTTTTGTTACCGGTGGTGATGCCAGTCTGCTTTTAAAATGGATGGGGAAGGATGAGAAATTGATTCACCGAAAAAATTTGATTTGGACAGGAATGGAAGAATTCGGTTTCCTCATCAAGTGA
- a CDS encoding RecQ family ATP-dependent DNA helicase, with protein MTEDNPFKKAEQALQKYWGYSSFRPGQGDAIRSVLSGKDTLVLFPTGGGKSLCYQVPAVVQDGLTVVISPLIALMQDQVEQLNRVGIRSTFINSTLPSYEVEQRLVNARNGMYKLLYIAPERLSTDLWKVEQPNLNIELVAIDEAHCISEWGHDFRPSYREIRHELEDLPSQTKWLALTATATPEVKKDILESLQFEDPVVVTGGFKRENLHWWVSKTEKKREMLKKTVKKASSLGSGIIYASTRRDCEEWADYFTRQGIPAKSYHAGLKSETREQVQKEWIDGTIPLVVATNAFGMGIDKSDCRYVVHYTIPFSLEAYYQEAGRAGRDGEISYPILLFKESDVDYLKSRVEQNYPDSETLQKVYDGLCDELDLAVGTQQESPEEIHLENISKRIQLPSSQISTAVNLLQRLDVLTQIDLHEPRVGIQFIVNTDYLLDFIDESDPEKGRFLDTLFRQFGPQVFSDVQYLNVSYLAEKLEVTSNQLFKALKVFAEHDQILTFKWQEETRLVQVKDARLVKLRVDTDRAYHYRDILLKKIDYMSRYASTNACREVFLRRYFGETNCEPCGTCDNCVSEEKLMMSVTNSDVQIVRDVVQNEKKSFREISKSANWNRKKTQQVLSYMLRENYLENDESGDFYSLPGKV; from the coding sequence TTGACAGAAGACAATCCTTTCAAAAAAGCAGAACAAGCACTCCAAAAGTATTGGGGATATTCATCGTTCCGGCCGGGGCAAGGAGATGCCATTCGGTCTGTTCTGTCCGGTAAAGACACCCTTGTTCTTTTTCCAACCGGTGGTGGTAAATCTCTCTGTTACCAGGTGCCTGCTGTTGTCCAAGATGGTTTAACCGTAGTGATATCTCCACTAATTGCTTTGATGCAAGATCAAGTTGAACAGCTCAATCGTGTTGGTATCCGGTCCACATTTATTAATAGCACGCTTCCGTCGTATGAGGTTGAGCAACGTTTGGTTAACGCCCGGAACGGCATGTATAAATTGTTGTATATAGCACCTGAACGTCTTTCTACGGATCTTTGGAAAGTTGAACAACCCAACCTGAATATTGAGTTGGTTGCAATTGATGAAGCACATTGCATTTCTGAATGGGGACACGATTTTCGTCCGTCATACCGCGAGATTCGGCATGAACTTGAAGATTTACCTTCTCAAACCAAATGGCTCGCCCTGACTGCAACTGCCACCCCCGAGGTGAAAAAAGATATACTGGAAAGTTTACAGTTTGAAGATCCGGTTGTGGTGACGGGTGGATTCAAGAGAGAAAACCTGCATTGGTGGGTTTCCAAGACCGAGAAGAAACGAGAGATGCTGAAGAAAACCGTAAAAAAGGCGTCCAGTCTTGGAAGTGGAATTATATATGCGTCCACGCGAAGAGATTGCGAAGAGTGGGCGGACTATTTCACACGACAGGGAATCCCGGCAAAATCTTATCACGCGGGCTTAAAAAGTGAAACAAGGGAACAGGTCCAAAAAGAGTGGATTGACGGCACTATTCCACTTGTGGTGGCGACCAATGCTTTTGGCATGGGAATTGATAAGTCTGATTGCCGTTATGTGGTCCATTACACAATTCCTTTTTCGCTGGAAGCATATTATCAGGAAGCCGGCCGTGCAGGTCGCGATGGAGAAATCAGTTATCCGATACTTCTTTTTAAGGAGAGTGATGTAGATTATTTGAAAAGCCGTGTAGAGCAAAACTATCCTGATTCCGAAACACTTCAAAAAGTGTACGACGGACTTTGTGATGAATTGGACCTCGCCGTGGGAACTCAGCAGGAATCACCGGAGGAAATTCACCTGGAAAATATTTCAAAACGAATTCAACTTCCGTCGTCTCAGATTTCAACGGCTGTCAATCTGTTACAAAGGTTGGACGTGCTTACCCAAATTGATCTTCACGAGCCGAGGGTTGGCATTCAATTCATTGTCAATACAGACTATTTGCTGGATTTTATTGATGAATCGGATCCGGAAAAAGGTCGTTTTTTAGATACTCTTTTTCGGCAATTTGGTCCGCAGGTTTTTTCTGACGTTCAGTATTTGAATGTTTCCTATCTGGCAGAAAAGCTGGAAGTCACTTCCAATCAGTTGTTTAAGGCTCTTAAAGTTTTTGCTGAGCATGATCAGATTTTGACCTTCAAATGGCAGGAAGAGACCCGGCTGGTGCAGGTAAAAGACGCACGATTGGTTAAGCTTCGGGTTGATACAGATCGTGCATATCATTACCGGGACATCCTTTTGAAGAAAATTGACTACATGTCGAGATATGCTTCAACCAATGCTTGCAGGGAAGTTTTTTTGAGACGCTATTTTGGTGAAACAAACTGTGAACCGTGCGGAACATGCGACAATTGTGTTTCTGAGGAGAAGCTTATGATGTCCGTGACAAATAGTGATGTTCAAATTGTTCGGGATGTTGTGCAAAATGAAAAGAAATCTTTTAGGGAAATTTCAAAAAGCGCAAACTGGAACCGTAAAAAAACCCAGCAGGTTCTGTCTTATATGCTTCGGGAAAATTACCTGGAAAATGATGAGTCCGGAGATTTTTATTCCCTTCCCGGCAAAGTCTGA
- a CDS encoding outer membrane beta-barrel protein → MNFKQITLTALLFCFGLAGNVYSQELQAALDLGVGIPQGDFRDQSDHLGGGINLMGGYRFANSPVMLGLEFGFMNFGTDTREEPLSTTIPDLTVEVENSYNLVHGDFLVRLIAPPSTFRPYVDGLLGFNYFFTETVIRDRDDFFDEEKLSDTNYEDTALSYGFGAGTQIRLWQKKGPMTSDMDDVEPSSVYLNLRARYMFGREAEYLQKGSIEIEDGEVFYDVSQSKTDLLHIKIGVVVNF, encoded by the coding sequence ATGAATTTCAAACAAATTACATTAACAGCACTTCTCTTCTGTTTTGGTTTGGCGGGTAACGTTTATTCACAAGAACTTCAGGCAGCGTTAGATTTAGGAGTTGGTATTCCCCAGGGAGACTTCAGAGACCAATCTGATCATCTTGGTGGCGGAATTAATTTAATGGGAGGATACCGTTTTGCAAACTCACCGGTAATGCTTGGACTGGAATTTGGATTTATGAATTTTGGTACCGACACACGTGAAGAACCTTTGAGCACAACGATTCCGGATCTCACTGTGGAAGTTGAAAACAGCTATAATCTTGTTCATGGCGACTTTCTGGTTCGTCTGATCGCACCGCCATCAACATTTCGGCCTTATGTGGACGGACTCCTCGGGTTCAACTACTTCTTCACAGAAACTGTAATTCGTGATCGGGATGATTTCTTTGATGAAGAGAAACTGAGTGATACCAATTATGAGGATACAGCTTTAAGCTATGGGTTTGGTGCCGGAACTCAAATCAGGCTCTGGCAAAAGAAAGGGCCGATGACCAGCGATATGGATGATGTTGAGCCTTCTTCCGTTTACCTGAATTTAAGAGCACGATATATGTTTGGCCGTGAAGCCGAGTACCTGCAAAAAGGTTCTATTGAAATAGAGGATGGAGAAGTTTTTTATGATGTTAGCCAGTCTAAAACAGATTTACTTCATATCAAAATTGGTGTGGTTGTAAACTTTTAA
- a CDS encoding SDR family oxidoreductase, with product MDLSNKNAIVTGASSGIGISFSKKLIEKGAKVYGLARRLNKLSEVQEKLGNQFIPIKMDVTKPNDIHQWVQETFSEKNLPHVLINNAGLGIFGNVEKLSVADWNTMVETNLNGVFYLTHELVPFMKASEEHHHIINISSVAGLLGNPQLSGYNATKYGLRGFSEALFKELRYDKIKVTAMFPGSISTHFFDQVGSETHDNMLQPDDVADTLIHLLETPDNFLVNEITLRPLNPKNPNEK from the coding sequence ATGGATTTATCAAATAAAAACGCCATCGTAACCGGAGCAAGCAGTGGAATTGGCATTTCATTCAGCAAAAAACTGATCGAAAAAGGAGCCAAAGTTTATGGTCTTGCCCGCCGGCTGAATAAGCTTTCTGAAGTTCAGGAAAAACTTGGCAACCAGTTTATTCCCATTAAAATGGATGTCACCAAGCCGAACGACATTCACCAGTGGGTACAGGAAACTTTCTCAGAAAAAAATCTCCCCCATGTCCTCATCAATAATGCCGGTCTTGGTATTTTTGGCAATGTTGAAAAACTTTCGGTGGCTGATTGGAATACAATGGTTGAAACGAACCTGAATGGTGTTTTTTACCTCACTCATGAACTGGTTCCTTTTATGAAGGCGTCTGAGGAGCACCACCATATTATCAACATTTCATCAGTTGCGGGACTCCTTGGCAACCCACAGCTCTCAGGATATAATGCCACAAAATATGGACTTCGGGGTTTCAGCGAAGCGCTCTTTAAAGAGCTTCGGTATGACAAAATCAAAGTAACGGCCATGTTTCCCGGCTCCATTTCCACGCACTTTTTTGATCAGGTTGGCAGTGAAACACACGATAATATGCTTCAACCGGACGATGTTGCCGATACTCTCATTCATCTTTTGGAAACCCCTGATAATTTCCTGGTCAATGAAATTACGCTTCGTCCGTTAAATCCCAAAAACCCGAACGAGAAGTGA